The following nucleotide sequence is from Paenibacillus andongensis.
ACGGAAGGTGCCATTCCTTTTGCTGCAGGCGATCCTTTCCGCGTGATCCCATCGATCATGGTCGGCTCCGCTTTAACAGGCGCTTTATCCATGGTTTTTGGCGCTACTTTGCGCGCACCGCATGGAGGGATTTTCGTTCTGCCGATCCCGAATGCCGTCGGCCATCTGGGCTTGTATGCTTTAGCTATCGTAGCAGGAACGGTTGTTACAGCTATCATGCTGAATATATTGAAGAAGCCTGTAAAAGACTAAATCTTTACACAAATTAAAGCTAATCATGCAGGGGGAAATTCTTCCCCCTTTATATTTAGGGAGGATACCAATATGAATATTCAAGAACTGCTGAATGAGCAAAGCATTTTGATCCCATTGGAAGCAGCAAGCAAAGAAGAATGTATGCAATCCATGATCGACGGACTTGCAGCCGCTGGCTGTATTTCGGATAAAGCAGCCTATCTGGAGGCGGTTTTGAAGCGGGAAGAGACCGGCTCGACAGGAATAGGCTTTGGAGTCGCTATTCCTCATGGAAAGTCGAATGGAGTCAGCAAGCCGGGCGTTGCTTTTGCTAAGTTGACTCAGCCTTTGGATTGGAAATCGCTAGATGACCAGCCAGTGCGTATCGTCTTCATGATCGCTGTACCGGAGGCCGCCGCAGGCAATGAGCATCTGCAAATTCTGATCGCGCTCTCCCGTAAGCTGATTAATGAGGAGTTCCGTGAAAGCTTGTTGAACGTGACCGAAGCGCAGCAATTGATAACGATTTTACAAACCATTTAAGAGGAGAACAAAAACATGATTTCGAAAGAACTTACGATCCGGAACGATTCCGGCTTTCATATTCGCCCTGCCCAACTATTTACGGAAAAAGCGGCATCTTTTCAATCAACTGTAAGTCTAGAATATAAGAGTGAACCTAATGTCTCGATCATAGACGGGAAAAGTATTCTCGGTCTTATGACGCTCGGGTTGGAGAAGGGCTCGGTCATTACCCTGACAACAGAAGGACCGGATGAACAAGCGGCGCTGGATGCTTTGGCTGAATTGGTGGAAAGTGGCTTTGGAGAAGCATAAGAGCTGCCTATTGCAGCTTGAGGGATAGGAGGAATTATGATGACGGAGAGAGTACTGCAAGGGCTTGGGGTATCCGCCGGCATTCGCACAGGTAAAGCATTCGTGTACGAACCAGTGCGACTAACGGACGTAGAGAAAAAGAAAACGCAAGATGTCGATACCGAGGTTGAACGGCTTCGGGAAGCCAAATCTGCTTGCCAGGCTGAACTGCAAGTTCTGATTGAGAAGGCGCAGCAGACGCTTGGGGAAGAAAAGGCTGTGATTCTGAAAGGGCAGATCAGCTTTCTGCAAGATCCAACCTTTTACCCACCCATGGAGAAATTAATCGTGGGCGAGCAGTGGACTGCTGAAAGCGCGATTCATCAAGTGGTCACGCAGGTTGCTGCACTGTTTGAAAGCATGAAGAATGAATATATGCGCGAGCGCGCGGCAGATGTCCGCGATGTAGGCAACAGGATGTTCGCTCAGCTATGTGAACGCAAAGGAACACAGCTTTCCGATATCGGAGAGCCTGTCATACTCGTAGCGGATGATCTGACACCTTCAGATACCGTTCAGTTGGACAAAAATTTAGTGCTCGGGTTTGTTACTCGTATAGGCGGTAAGACTTCCCACACCGCTATTTTGGCTAACTCTTTAGGGATCGCAGCGATCTTGGGGCTGGGGGATGGGATGGATCAGATTCAGCACGGAGATGAGCTTCTTATTGATGGCTCGACTGGAGACTGTATCTTAAACCCGTCGGCCCCAACCAAAGAATCCTACCACGCTCTCATGCAGCGTGATGAAGCCGAAAAGGCCGAACTGCTGGCGTATGTAGAACGGGATGCTGTCACGAAGGACGGCTTCCGTGTGGAACTGGCTGCTAATATCGGTACGGTAGAAGAATCGGTAAGCCTGCTCAGCCAAGGAGCTGAAGCGGTCGGACTGTACCGTACTGAGTTTTTATTTATGGGGCAATCTCAGATGCCTGACGAGGAAACCCAGTACAAGGCTTACCGGCAAGTAGCAGAAGCAATGAAAGGACGTCCTGTTGTTATTCGTACGCTCGATATTGGCGGCGACAAGGAGCTTCCTTATCTGGATTTGCCAAAGGAGATGAATCCTTTTCTTGGATACAGAGCCATTCGGCTTTGTCTGGACCGCAAGGAGCTGCTTATTACCCAGCTGCGTGCGATTTTGCGAGCAGGCGTTCACGGCGATGTGAAAATCATGTTTCCGATGATTTCGGGTATGGAAGAATGGCGTCAGGCGAAAGAAATCTATGAACAAGCTCGCGAACAGCTAATCCAGGAAGGAATCCCTTATGCCGATTCTGTCGAATTGGGGATTATGATTGAAATTCCATCGGCGGCTTTGCTCGCTTCCAGATTTGCCAAGGAAGTAGACTTCTTCAGCATCGGGACGAACGACCTTGTGCAGTACACAGTTGCCGTCGACCGTATGAATGAGAAGGTAGCTTATTTGTACGATTATTTCCATCCCGCCGTCATTCGACTGATCAAAACGGTCATCGATGCTTCTGACGATGCAGGCAAATGGACCGGCATGTGCGGCAGCATGGCCGGAGATCCGCTTGCTGCGCCGCTTTTGCTCGGCTTAGGTCTGCATGAATGGAGCATGGCAGCTTCATCGCTTTCCAAGGTGAAGAAAGTGATTACGGATTTAAACCACAGCGATTGCGTGGCTTTAGCTGAGAGGATTTTGGAGATGGACACGGCGGCCGAGGTTCGAGAGGCATTGCTGGCGTTCCAGTTATAATGTAAAAGACCGTCAAGGACTTGTTATAGTCCTGACGGTCTTTTTGGGTTCTAGTGGTTAAGCGTCACGAAGCTTGTTGCTTTTTTACCTGTTGAAGTTACAGCAGTTAATTCGAAGGAAGTCACATTACCAGTCACAGTAACGTTTCCAGCCGCGTCAACCGCTACGGTTCCTACAGTTCCGGCATTTCCCTTAATATCATTTGTGATGAAAAGGGTCCCTAGTGCGAAATTATAGCCTTTAACGTCCGCACTTTTATACGTATTACCGTAGTTATCAGTGATAGAAAGGTCCATTGCCGAATAAGCATTGAAGCTATAAACGCCCCCTGTTACCGTCATTACCGTCTTATCAATGGAAGTTTGTCCTGCTTTTATTTCCTTGGCAGTGATCGCGTCGCTTTTAACCGTGACAGTAACGTGTAATTGCTTTGCGTCGCCATTTCCAATTTGGACAATGACACTGATATCCGCTGTTCCCGGCTTGTTGCCTAGAACGTAGGCATGATGATCTGAGGTTAGACCTACTTTAGCAATGCTAGTATCAGAGGAATGCACAGATTGAACAACCCCAGGAATAGCAATTGGATCTCCACTAGCCGATGTCACTTTAATTTCAATTTCTTTAGCTAATTTACTTTGTGTTGGATCTTCCGCTATTGCTTTGTTAACGAGACCGTTTAATCCAGTAGCTGCATCTGTTAGACCGCTATCGAGCACACTAGCTAATGTGTAGGTGCCGTTGATCGAAACGTTCCCTGTGCTAGAGGCTGTAACGCTAAAGCTGCCCGTTGTTGTTTGGACAGTGGAAGCGTCGAGTCCGCCAAGCGTAACCGTGTAATCACCTGCAGCGAGCGCAAGGGTAGTCGATAGTGTTACTGATTGGCCATCGCTAGCCCACTCTGCTGTCGTAGGGACTACGGTTGAACCATTTTTCAAAGTGATTGTTGCTTTGCTGGCATCTACCTTTTTATTGAAGGTAACTTGAACCTTTTTATTGTCGGAAGATGAGGCTTGCGTTTTTGTAATCGAAATAAGTGTTTGGTTCCCAAAAACTTGCTGAGCTGTATAAGAGCTTAGAACAAGGTCAGCGCGATTGGCAGGTTGGTCGCCGGATTTGCTAGTAGGGTGAATACCAAGTTCAGTTGCTTGTTTCACAGCATCTGCGTACCAAGGTGAGCCTGTCATGGAAATCTTTTTGCCCAAACCTTTAAGAAGGACAGTATCCAGCTGAGCTGTCGTTACCGAATCACCGGGAAGGAAAGTGGTGTCCGTAACACCGTTTATGAGGCCTGCTTTTTTGGCTGCTTCAATATAAGGGATGGCCCATCCATTCGCTGCATCATTGGCCTGAACATCCGAGAAACTGGACACCTTAACCGTAGGATCAACAGTGATGTTGTAAATTAATGTGGCTACTTTGGCAAATTGAGCGCGAGTCATATTTTGCGTAATGCCAAACGTGCTGTCCGAGACGCCTTCAAAAACACCAGCTGTAATCATCGCATCAATCTTAGCTTTTAGCGCGGCATCACTACCGGCCAAATCAGTAAAATCAGCACTTGTTTTGGCTGCAGCGGAAGCTGGAAGAGAAAGTGCAGTTGAAGCAAATAAGGAGAAAGCCATAGCGGCCGTCGCGATCATCGTGAGTTTCGTGGATTTCATAGTACCTCCCAAGGGTTAATTATTTTATTTTGAATCTAGCAAACTTTCGTTCATATTTTGTTGCTATAACTATACCTTGCATGATAGAGTACGTCATTGTCAAATTCTTGGCAGTCTCGACAGGAGAGTGCTAAGGGAGTTCGGTTGTTGAGAGTTAGAGTGAAGGGACAACATTAGCATGGATAAAGCAAAGCGAATGGAGAAAACAAGTAACACTTTCACCTTGGACGTAGCAAAAGCGCGCGGTTTACAAGGATAAGCAGCAAAAAATGCGTAAGCTTAAGCGCAACTTCTGCGCATCAAATATGTTACAAAAGGCTCGCTCAAGGACAGCTTAAGCCGGTTTTTCTGTCAATTTGGAGGTAGGCACTGCCAAGATGTTAATCGCACTTACACATTGTAAAAAAATAGGATGAAAGTCCAAGCTCACCTATGCTATACTCAACAAACAGGAGATGATCTGATGAATTCCAAAATGTCATTCCAGCCGCTAAACCGGCCAAAATTGGTTGACGATGTTGTTAATCAATTGCAAAAGAAAATATCGGAAGGCGAAATGAAGCCAGGCGACAAGATTCCGACGGAACCCGAGCTGATGCAGCAATTCGGTGTCGGACGTTCGACGGTCCGCGAAGCGGTCAGGGTGCTTGTGCATGCGGGGCTGCTCGAAAAGAAGCAGGGCTTCGGCACTTTTTTGACAGCTAACAGGGGTATGCAGGAGCCGCTTGACCATAGGCTTCGCAGAGCTGAGATTCTGGAGGTTTATGAGGTAAGGCGGATGCTCGAGCTCGAAATCGCCCGTTTAGCCGCTGAGCGCCGTGATGAAAATGATCTCGAGCAGATGCGAAGCGCACTGGATCAACGGTCGGAAGCGCTGGAGAAAGGTGATACGAGCACCTATCTGAACTCTGATGTGAGGTTCCATCTGTCCATTGCCATCGCGAGCAAGAACAGCGTGGTTATCGACCTATACCGGACTTTCTCAACCGTCCTCCTTGAAACATCTTATAAATTAGTGAGCGTCGAGAGTCCACATGATCCCCACAATCTCCAACACGAAAATATGTATCAAGCGATTAAAGACAAGGATGTATCGGCTGCCGAGTACTGGACTAAGCAAAATCTAGACGATACGGTCAGTCAGCTTAAAAAGTATCTTAACCAGGAGTAGCTTTATTCTCCTCTAATTCTAAACATCTGATGATATGATGAAAGGGGTTTGAGATCACATGTCCGTTTCAAACAATGCTCATAATCGTACCGTTTATGCTATTTTATTTTCAATAAGCTTAGTTCATTTGTTGAATGATGCAATTCAATCCGTTATCCCTGCTGTGTTTCCGATTCTACATAATTCACTGCAGCTCAGTTTTACACAAATCGGGTGGATTGCCTTCACTTTGAATGTGACGGCCTCAATGTTTCAACCCTTGATTGGTCTGTACACAGACGCGAAACCGAAGCCATTTCTGCTGCCCGCAGGTGTGTTTTTCTCACTTATAGGCGTGATTGTCTTGGCTGTGGCGTCTTCATTCGCGCAAGTTATTTTAGCCGTTATCCTAGTTGGTCTGGGTTCCTCGGTTCTTCATCCGGAAGCATCGCGTGTGGCTTATTTGGCTGCTGGGCCTCGCAGAGGACTGGCGCAGTCGATTTTCCAAACAGGCGGTAACATCGGGCAGGCTTTGGCTCCTGTCTTTACAGCCCTTATCTTTGTACCGTTTGGCCAATTCGGCATCATCTGGTTTTCATTTGTCGCTGCTGCGGGGATTGTTGTTCAATTTTTCGTTGCCAAATGGTATCGAAAGGCGGGAAGCCGCCCGTCCACATCCAATAAAACCGGGGTTGTCCGAAAGAAACTCCCTCGTAAAACGGTGGCGTACGCGATATTTATTCTAATCATGCTATTGTTTTCCAAGTTTGTTTATGTGGCCAGTATGACTGGGTTCTACGCCTTTTATTTAATTGAACATGATCATCTTTCGGTCGAAAGAGCGCAGCTCTTCATCTTCACCTTGCTTGCGGCCGGAGCTGTAGGTACGTTCATGGGTGGACCCTTGGCAGATCGTTTTGGGAGACGCAATATGATCTGGTTCTCTATTCTAGGCACTGCGCCGTTCTCGCTGCTTCTGCCATATGCCAATTTGTTCTGGGCAGGTGTCCTTTGTGCGTGTATCGGGTTTATTTTGTTATCTGGCTTTTCCGTTATTGTCGTTTATGCACAAGAGCTGCTGCCTGGCAAAGTGGGGACGGTATCGGGATTGTTCTTTGGATTGGCCTTTGGTTTGGGCGGGATCGGATCCGCTGTGCTCGGGACGCTGGCGGACGCAACAAGTATTACCTTTGTTATTAAGCTCTGTGCCTTTTTGCCGTTAATCGGATTGTTGGCAGCCTTCCTTCCGACAGATAAAAAGCTGAATTTGCATGATATTGAACTGCCACAAACTGCGGTGAAAGCATGACTCACTGAGGTAGCATATAGCTACAAAGACGATGCTTCCACTGCAGGTTTGCAGAGGGAGCTTGGGTCGTGTAAGAATAGAGATAGAAATAGTAAAAGGCAGAGGAGTGGGATTCATGGATATAAAAGAAGCGATTCACCAGCGTCGCAGTATTGGGAAGGTCAAACAGGACGCGATCGACAAACCGCTAATCGAAGAAATCCTTGAAGCAGGCACATGGGCGCCTAACCATTGCCATACAGAGCCGTGGAGGTTCTGGGTCATGACCGGTGAAGGCAGAAGTTTGTTGGGTCGAGGCTACGCCGAGGTTGCCGCTGCTGAAGCGGATCCAACACTTTCTGAGGAGGAGTTATCCAAGCTGAAAAGCGCTCAGGAGAAGAAAGCGTTCCGCGCTCCTGTTGTGATTGCTGTGGCCGTAACACCCTCAGAGAAGCAAGTCGTTCCGGAGATTGAGGAATATGCTGCCGCGCATGCAGCAGTGCAAAATATGCTGCTTACTGCGCACGCACTTGGCCTAGGAACGATATGGCGGACGGGTGCACCTACCTATCATTCGAAGATGCGTGAGGTGTTCGGTCTTGCGGGAAAAGAGGAGCTGGTCGGATTCATCTACATCGGCTATCCAGACATGGCTCCTCCTAAGGCGCAGCGGGTGCCGTTCGCGCAGAAGACTACATGGGTAAGCGAGTAAAACATAAAGATTTGTCGAACCTAAAAGAACCGTCAGGGGATATTCCCTGGCGGTTTTCTCTTTTTGTGTAAACAAATCGTCGAACCGGTTTCATGATTTGTTGTCATGAACTACAAGGAAATGCTTGAATATCCTTGGTTTTTGATTAAAACGATCATCGAAAATGCGTGTTTTCTTTACAAATCATTAAACTCTATTTAAAACTCTGTTGATAAAACCGGTTTAATATGAAGGAGAAGTGAGGCGAGCTCATATGGCCAACATAGAAGATGTTGCAAAAGTAGCTGGGGTATCCAAGAGTACAGTGTCCAACGTGTTTAGCAAAAAAAGGCCGATCAGCAAGGAAGTGTCGCAGCGTGTACTGGAGGCAGCTTTACAGTTAAATTATAGACCCAATTACTGGGCTCGCAGTTTAGCCAATAAGAAAACGAATATCATCGGGTTAAATATGGCTGGTGAGCAAGTGAAATTCAGTCAGTTCCATCTTGGCCTCATTAATGGTGTGTTGAAAGAGTGCTATAACCAGGGCTATCGATTGCTGGTAAACACCTTGTCTACCGAATTCTCCAGTCAAGTTGAGCATTTGTCTACAGATCCGGTAGATGGCGATATTCTTCTGGATCCCGCCTCAAATGATGAGAGAATTTCCGAACGAATAAAGCGCAGCGTGCCGCTTGTCGTGATCGGAAGACCACAGGAGGAGTTCGAATCCAGTGTCTCCTATGTGGATAACGACAATATTGGGATGGGACAAATCGTTACCGAGTACCTTTTGCATTTAGGTCACAATCATATCGCGTTCCTCAATGCACCGAAGGAAAGAACGGTTGCTCAAGACCGCGAGCATGGTTACTACAGAGCCTACAATAAAGCCGAGCTGCCGGTTGATGCAAGGCTCATTGTGTATAAAGACAGCAGTCTAACGTCCACTGTCTACGGTTACCAGATGACCAAGAAGCTATTAACAGCTTATCCGCATATTACAGCGATCATTACGGATACAGATAAAGTCGCTCTAGGGGTATACCAAGCGGCTGCTGAGCTCAATTTGCAAATACCGCAAGACCTTTCTGTCTTTGCTTTCAGCGATGATTCAATCTTCGCACCTGAATTCAAGCCACCTCTGACCGGGGTCAGGCTCAACGGGGAAGTACTGGGAAGCGAAGCCGCCAAGCTGCTCATCGAACAGTGCCGTCAGCCCAATGCCATTGCCAAACGAATATTGATTCCTGCCAGTTTAGTTTATAGAGGATCATGTGCCCGAGCGAGAATTAGTAACTTCATAAAACCACATAAATAGATAGACAAATAGGAGGCCATACCCATGTTCAATAAAAAAGCAGGAATCATTGCAGCCGTCGTGTTATCGACAAGTATACTAGCCACTGCGTGCAGTACGAATACTGATAAAACAACCGCAACAAACGTTAGTAGCGAAACGTCCAAGCCGGCTAAACAAGAAACTCTACGTATTCTAAGTGGAGTCGCAGGGGGTAAGACGCCTGAAGAGAATGTCCTGTTTGAGAAGGAAGTAGAACGATTGACTGGTATCAAGGTTACGATCGAGAAACCAGCAGCCGATTATGATAAGAAACTATACGCAGCGATATCTGCTGGCGAAAAGTATGACCTCGTCTATATGGGCAAAGGCAATATGGATGTCCTTGTTGATCAAGGCGCACTGATGCCGTTAAACGATAAGATCAAAGCTTCCAAGATTTTATCCGATCCTAAAGTAATTCCAACCAAGGAATGGGACATGATCACTTATAAAGGCGGTCAGATTTTCAGTGTATTTAATAAATCTGAAGGCGGCACGCTGCCTACCGTTCGTCAAGATTGGATGGACAAGCTCAAGCTGCAGCAGCCGAAAACCTTGGAGGATTTCTACCAAGTGTTGAAGGCATTCAAGGAGAAAGATCCAGACGGTAACGGTAAGGACGACACCTATGGCTTGTCCACGGCTGGGTTATACGACATTCAAGGGTTCATGAGCGCAGCAGGCGTGAAATATAAATATGTGATTGATGCTAGTGGCAAGCGCTCGATTCCTTATGCAACAGAAGCAGCGGTTCCGATTTATGAGTGGTTTGCGAAGCTGTACAAGGAAGGGATTCTAGACCCGAACTTCGCGACCAACGATTCAGCTAAAATGAGAGAGCTCTTCTTGACGAATCGCGTTGGGATGGTCACGTACTGGGATGCATGGGTAGGCTTGTTCAATAATATGAAGAAAACGGATGATCCTAACTTTAAAGCCAAAGCGATCGCTGGGGCCGTAGGTCCAGATGGCAAAATCATGCTTCGCCGCGGCGACCCAAGTGTTTGGGGAATTCCAGTGAATGCCGAGCATGCCGATACAGCTATGAAATTCTTAGAATTCTGGCACTCCGAGAAGGGTAACATCCTTAGCACATTAGGGATTGAAGGCGATGATTACACCGTTAAAGACGGGAAATACACGCTAACGGATGAGGGAGTTAAGCATGGTATGGATCATGGTGCTCCGTTCCCGAACAACACGAACTTTAAGAATCCGATTGGTACGCTGCCAGGTGCAATTGAAGGCCGTCAAGTTATTTTCGACAATAATGCAACGATTGAAAACTCCACGAAAGACTGGCCGAGCGCTGAAAAAATCGTAACCAATTACGCTTTCCAAGCGATGATGGGCAAATTGCCAGCAGCAGACGCTGTGAAAAAAATGAATGATGAGCTAAAAGCAGCTAAACTGATTGACTAGTTCGAGAGAGCGGAGGCGGGGGTTAACTCCCTTGCCGCCGCTTTACTTTTCATAGATAAGGGGGGACGTCTAGTGACCGCATGGGCACGTTATCGGGTAATGTATCTCATGATGATTCCCGTTGTTATTTATTTTTTAATTTTCTCTTATTACCCGCTCATCAAGGGCTTGCAAATCTCCATGCAAAATTTTCGGATTATTGGAACTCGTCCTTTCGTTGGTCTTCAGAATTACATTGTGGTTTGGAATGATCCGGTATTCTGGCGCGTTTTGGAGAATACCTTAATGATTGGAATCGGGATGTTAATTATAGGTTTTTTTGCCCCGATTATTACAGCTCTCTCTTTAAATGAAGTGCTTAAAACATGGTTTAAGAAGCTGACGCAAATGGTTATTTACTTGCCGCATTTATTCTCATGGGTTGTTGTAGGAGGCATCTGGATCATCATGCTGTCTCCGGATGGAGGATTTGTTAATGATTTGTTGAAGCTGCTGGGTGCTGCGAAACCGATTCATTTTTTTGCGGAAGTCGACTATGCCCAAGCTTTGATGGTCTTAACGAACACTTGGAAGGAAATGGGCTTCACCTGTATTCTTTATTTGGCATCAATCGTGACGATTTCCCCTTCTTTGTATGAAGCCGCGCGTATGGACGGAGCTGGACGCTGGCAGCAGATTCGCTATGTAACCTTGCCTCAGCTCATTCCGACGATGAAGGTTGTGACCTTGCTGAACATGATCGGGATGCTCCGGATGTTCGACCAAATGATCATTCTAAGTAATCCGGTTATTGCTCGAAAAGTGGATGTCCTGATGACGTATACGTATCAAAAAGGAATTCTGGAGTTCAAAATGGGCGTCGCTTCAGCCGCCGGCTTTCTCGTTGTATTGGCAACGCTGATCTTAGTATTCGCAACCCGCAAATTGATTCGTTATGACGAGGAGTGAAATCGTGTTATGAATAAATCGTTGACCAGCAGGGACTTGCCCTTTCATCTAGTGAACAGCCTCTTCCTGCTGCTGCTTGTCGCGACGATGATCCTGCCCATATGGAACACCTTTGTCATCTCCATATCCTCTAATATCTCATCCATGCATGGCGGTATTCGGTTATGGCCTTCAGAACCGAGCCTAGAAGGATACCGTACGGTGTGGCAGCGCATTGAGCTGTGGAGACCTTTTGGTTTGAATGTTTTGGTGACGTTGGTGGGTACATTTATCCACGTGCTCCTATGTGCAATGGCCGGGTATGTGCTGCTGCACAAGGGGCTGCCTGGGCGCAAGCTGATCATTAGCTTTATTTTGCTAACCATGATGGTTCCGAATGAAGCCGTGATGATCCCCCTTTACGTTGTAAATAAAGAGCTGGGCTTATTGAATTCCGTAAATGCTTTGATTTTATATAGTTTGGTGTCAGGGTTCAGTATTTTGTTAATGAGAAATTTCTTTGGAGCTGTTTCGTACGAAATGGCGGAATCCGCTAAAATCGACGGAGCCGGTGAGTTTCGCATTTTTTCCACAATGTATGTGCCGCTCGCTAAACCGGGATTGGCTACCGTAGCTTTGTTCGAATTCGTCTCCCGTTGGAATCAACTGACGCCTGGACTGCTCTATATCACCGATCAGAAAAAGTTTACTTTGCAGGTAGCGCTGCGCTCGCTCGTCATTCAGTCTGACTCTACCAGCAGCAACTTGTTTATGACACCTAATGTTCGAATGGCCGGTGTGATGCTGGCTTTGATTCCATTGGTAGTTATTTATCCATTTGTGCAAAAATATTTCGTAACAGGCCTTATGGTCGGTGCTACGAAAGAATAGGGGGAGAGCCTATGAGCATCGTGACGATATCTCGTTTCATTGCAAGTGAGGAAGCCGATCGTTATTTGGAGGTTCCTTTTCAAGTGGCCTCAGGCATGGAACGTATTCACGTTAGCATAGAAGTGGAAGCCCATGGACCAGGGGATTGCGTCATTGATCTTGGTGTAAAGGATACGGATCAAGTAAGAGGCTGGAGCGGAGGCGCGCGAACGGAGTTTTATGTGGAGCTTGAAAAGGCGACTCCCGGATATGTACCTGGGTATTTGGAGGAGGGGGAATGGTGTGTGCTGCTAGGCACGTACCGAATTCCATCGGCAGGATGCACCGTATCTGTGAAGGTTGCTTGCACACCCAAGGAAGGTCGTTGGCTGAAGGGTGATCTTCATATGCATACTGTCCACAGTGACGGAGCCCTGACTTTATCCGAGAATGCGCGGATTATGGAAGAGCTGGGCTGCGATTTTCTAGCCATGACGGATCATAACACGTACAGCCAAAACCTTGCCTATCCGCATGAAACGGGCGTTGTTCTAATCCCCGGAATGGAATTGACGACGAATCACGGCCATGCGAACTTCTTAGGTGTTGTTAAGCCTGTGGGAGATTTCCGTGCGACTAGCTCGGAGCAGGTGCAGGAACGTATACGTGAAGCAAGAGCGAACGGGGCACGTGTCGTGCTGAACCATCCCCATTGTCCGAATTGCGGCTGGGAATGGGATTTCCAGGTTGATTATGATTGGGTGGAAATTTGGAATGGGCCTTGGCGGGAAGCTAACCGTAAGACGCTCGACTGGTGGCATGGGCAGCTTTGCATGGGCAAACGTCTCATCGCCGTAGGCGGCAGCGATATGCACCGGTTTGGAGGCTACGTTAGTCATAGTTCGCCGACAACCTGGGTGTATGCATCTTCTCGAACCGTTGACGGCATACTGGAGGGTATCGATACAGGGCGCGTTTTCCTAAGCTATTCGCCAGAGGGGCCGGTCATGGAGTTGAACGCAGGGAAGTATAATATGGGCGATGTAGTGCCTATGGGCGCGCCTGAACGTGAAGGAAATGCAAAACTTGTGGTGTCTGGTCTGCTTGCAGGGGATGAGGTGAAGCTCATCTCGAATCGAGGTGTCGAGCGTTCATGTGTTATTTATACGGAGCATTCGCTCGAGTTACTGGGTGAACTGGCAGGCCGAAGCTTTTATCGGGCAGAGGTGTGGCGGTATTTTGTTGAGGTGCATGAAATGCTCCTTGCATCTGTAAGTAATCCTTTGTATATGGCATAATGCTAGCCATTAAACGTTAAAAAACGAGCCACCAGAACTTCTGGGGCTCGTTTTTTTGAGAAGTCGAGGTCAGATGGACTCGACTACTTGTTCTTAAGGGCAACCGCAACCTGCGCGGCCGTTTGCGCGTTGTGGTAAACGAGCGCGATGTTCGTCTCCAAGCTGCGGCCTTCGGTCAGCTGTTTGATGCGCGCTAGCAGGAAAGGTGTGACCTTCTTGCCGGTCACGTTTTGATCTTTGGCCTCAGCCAGCGCTTGCTGGATGACGCCTTCGATCTCGTGATGGTTCATCGCGGATTCCGCGGGAACCGGATTGGCGATGATGGCGCCGCCGGCAAGGCCTAGCTCCCA
It contains:
- a CDS encoding CehA/McbA family metallohydrolase; translated protein: MSIVTISRFIASEEADRYLEVPFQVASGMERIHVSIEVEAHGPGDCVIDLGVKDTDQVRGWSGGARTEFYVELEKATPGYVPGYLEEGEWCVLLGTYRIPSAGCTVSVKVACTPKEGRWLKGDLHMHTVHSDGALTLSENARIMEELGCDFLAMTDHNTYSQNLAYPHETGVVLIPGMELTTNHGHANFLGVVKPVGDFRATSSEQVQERIREARANGARVVLNHPHCPNCGWEWDFQVDYDWVEIWNGPWREANRKTLDWWHGQLCMGKRLIAVGGSDMHRFGGYVSHSSPTTWVYASSRTVDGILEGIDTGRVFLSYSPEGPVMELNAGKYNMGDVVPMGAPEREGNAKLVVSGLLAGDEVKLISNRGVERSCVIYTEHSLELLGELAGRSFYRAEVWRYFVEVHEMLLASVSNPLYMA